The Planktothrix tepida PCC 9214 genome window below encodes:
- a CDS encoding YqaE/Pmp3 family membrane protein, with protein MSLIRLIAAIFLPPLGVFLTVGFGGAFWLNILLTLLGFIPGIIHAVWVIAKNDRD; from the coding sequence ATGAGCCTTATCCGTTTGATTGCTGCTATTTTCTTACCCCCCTTGGGCGTGTTTTTAACCGTTGGTTTTGGGGGCGCATTTTGGCTGAACATCCTGCTGACTCTACTTGGATTTATTCCCGGAATCATTCATGCTGTTTGGGTGATTGCTAAAAATGATCGTGATTAA
- a CDS encoding DUF6464 family protein, translating to MDLNSLPTEVILTHPRQTLGSVCLDWTPQPGHYLNWNGQTYTVLERRHRYQLKSGRYRLHKISLYVQSVERPEDKTLIDGHWVIGDASCQFNAHSELMRCAVNPSGPCNTCRFYEPI from the coding sequence ATGGATCTAAATTCATTACCAACGGAGGTGATTTTGACCCATCCCCGTCAAACCCTGGGAAGTGTTTGTTTAGATTGGACACCACAACCCGGTCATTATCTCAACTGGAATGGGCAAACTTATACAGTTTTAGAGCGTCGCCATCGCTATCAACTCAAATCCGGTCGCTACCGACTACATAAAATTTCCTTATATGTACAATCGGTAGAACGACCTGAAGATAAAACGTTAATTGATGGACATTGGGTGATTGGGGATGCCAGTTGTCAGTTTAATGCCCATTCAGAACTCATGCGTTGTGCTGTGAATCCCTCTGGCCCTTGTAATACCTGTCGGTTTTATGAACCTATTTAA
- a CDS encoding heavy-metal-associated domain-containing protein: MTIEIKVPSMVCQACANTITKAIKSLDAEADVQINLDTKTVNIKGKPSETAVKEAVVSVGHTVES; the protein is encoded by the coding sequence ATGACTATTGAAATCAAAGTTCCTTCGATGGTGTGTCAAGCCTGCGCCAATACTATTACCAAAGCCATTAAATCTTTGGATGCTGAGGCTGATGTGCAAATTAATTTAGACACGAAAACGGTCAATATTAAGGGTAAACCTTCGGAAACCGCCGTTAAAGAAGCGGTCGTATCCGTTGGTCATACCGTAGAGTCTTAA
- a CDS encoding ABC transporter ATP-binding protein/permease, translating to MNQLDPLLWHRFLKIAQPFFYPLEAGSGKVFLSLLFLLLIFLFAAVFVLVSGVSIVSQYIFPDFFNSIAPGLYKSVASIIYSPSIIIVLLMLLVPMGAFFLYRNQIKTRWQPWAFLSVLLLLSLSVSGLNVIISYVGNFFTTALAEKSQDEFWRFLYVYAGVFVVGTPIVVLYGYTRDRLGNYWRKWLTDEFLDRYLSQRAFYQIESDGKIDNPDQRITEDIKSFTITSLRFLLIILGSIIDVISFTGILFSISKSLSVFLLIYAFIGTLITVVIGRRLIPLNFNQLRREADFRYGLVHVRDNAESIAFYQGEDQELNQVKQRFFKAFENFNLLVGWQRNVNYFTKSYEYAVIILPSLILAPIYFAGTIKYGDITQANFAFAQVLGAFSIVVSEIEILSAFAAGINRLATFSEFLKYPKTVHQGDRQIDLTIDSPLALEHITLNTPNYQKILVKDLSLTLASGEGLVIMGQSGVGKSSLLRAIAGLWTSGTGRLVRPELSSMLFLPQRPYMILGTLRQQLLYPNINREVNETELRQVLKLVNLEDLPERVNGFDAELDWANILSLGEQQRLAFARLLISKPRYAILDEATSALDLKNEELLYKKLDETETTYISVGHRMSLLRYHQYVLELMGDQKWRLVSTKDYQAEMSLLTQ from the coding sequence ATGAATCAACTTGATCCTTTACTTTGGCATCGATTTTTAAAGATTGCTCAACCCTTCTTTTATCCTTTAGAAGCAGGAAGCGGGAAAGTTTTTTTGAGTTTATTGTTTTTATTATTAATCTTTTTGTTTGCTGCTGTTTTTGTTTTAGTGAGTGGAGTTTCGATTGTAAGTCAGTATATTTTTCCTGATTTCTTTAATAGTATTGCTCCCGGTTTATATAAATCTGTTGCTAGTATTATTTACTCTCCCTCTATTATTATTGTCCTTTTAATGCTTTTAGTTCCGATGGGGGCGTTTTTCCTGTATCGAAATCAAATAAAAACTCGTTGGCAACCTTGGGCATTTTTAAGCGTTCTCTTATTGTTATCCCTATCTGTGAGTGGATTAAATGTCATTATTAGCTATGTGGGTAACTTTTTTACAACGGCTTTAGCTGAAAAAAGTCAGGATGAATTTTGGCGATTTCTTTATGTTTATGCGGGTGTTTTTGTTGTGGGAACCCCCATCGTTGTCTTGTATGGATATACCCGCGATCGCTTAGGAAACTATTGGCGAAAGTGGTTAACGGATGAATTTTTAGATCGGTATTTAAGTCAACGCGCCTTTTATCAAATCGAATCCGACGGAAAGATTGATAACCCGGATCAACGGATAACCGAAGATATTAAATCTTTTACGATTACCAGTTTAAGATTTTTACTGATTATCCTAGGTTCAATTATTGATGTGATTTCTTTTACGGGAATTCTCTTTTCTATTTCCAAATCTCTTTCGGTTTTTCTGTTGATTTATGCTTTCATTGGGACTTTAATTACGGTTGTAATTGGACGGCGTTTAATTCCCCTAAACTTTAATCAATTAAGACGAGAAGCCGATTTTCGTTATGGATTAGTTCATGTCCGCGATAATGCAGAATCTATTGCTTTTTATCAAGGGGAAGACCAAGAACTTAACCAAGTTAAACAACGGTTTTTTAAAGCCTTTGAAAACTTTAATTTATTAGTGGGTTGGCAACGAAATGTTAATTATTTTACTAAGAGCTATGAATATGCAGTCATTATTTTACCGTCGTTAATTTTGGCTCCTATTTATTTCGCGGGAACGATTAAATACGGGGATATTACTCAAGCTAATTTTGCTTTTGCTCAAGTTCTAGGTGCTTTTTCTATTGTCGTCAGTGAGATTGAAATTCTGAGTGCGTTTGCGGCGGGAATTAATCGTTTAGCAACGTTTTCTGAATTTTTAAAATATCCAAAAACGGTTCATCAAGGAGATAGACAGATTGATTTAACGATTGATTCTCCCCTGGCTTTAGAACACATTACCCTGAATACTCCTAATTATCAAAAAATATTAGTTAAAGACTTATCTCTGACTCTCGCTTCGGGCGAAGGATTAGTGATTATGGGTCAAAGTGGAGTCGGAAAAAGTTCTCTATTACGGGCAATTGCTGGGTTATGGACATCAGGAACAGGCCGATTAGTTCGTCCTGAATTATCGTCGATGTTATTTTTACCCCAACGTCCCTATATGATTTTAGGAACATTACGGCAACAATTACTTTATCCCAATATTAATCGAGAGGTCAATGAAACCGAATTACGTCAAGTCTTGAAATTAGTCAATTTAGAAGATCTGCCAGAACGAGTCAATGGATTTGATGCTGAATTAGATTGGGCAAATATTCTGTCTTTAGGGGAACAACAACGGTTAGCTTTTGCCCGATTATTAATCAGTAAACCTCGCTACGCCATTTTAGATGAAGCGACGAGTGCCTTAGATTTAAAAAATGAAGAACTCCTTTACAAGAAATTGGATGAAACCGAAACAACCTATATTAGTGTTGGGCATCGGATGAGTTTATTACGCTACCATCAGTACGTTTTAGAACTCATGGGCGATCAAAAATGGCGCTTAGTTTCAACGAAGGATTATCAAGCTGAAATGAGTTTATTGACTCAATGA
- the purN gene encoding phosphoribosylglycinamide formyltransferase, whose product MNATLTGIDSTSCLISPPIPSPLFVEGNPLKIGVLASGSGTNFEAIAQAIQDQQLNAQIQVLIYNNPDAKVIERAQRFGVKTILLNHRHYKKREDLDRDIVKTLKEHDVDWIVFAGWMRIVTQVLVDAFPQKIINLHPSLLPSFPGIRGVEQALEAQVKITGCSVHLVELEVDSGPILMQAAVPILPDDTPETLHARIQVQEHKILIGAISLVTQWHNQK is encoded by the coding sequence ATGAATGCGACGCTAACGGGAATTGATTCAACCTCCTGTTTAATTTCTCCTCCTATTCCTTCTCCTTTATTTGTGGAAGGTAATCCTTTAAAAATTGGTGTTTTAGCCTCTGGAAGCGGAACCAACTTTGAGGCAATTGCTCAAGCTATTCAAGATCAACAACTCAATGCTCAAATTCAAGTTTTAATTTATAATAACCCCGATGCTAAAGTTATAGAACGGGCACAACGCTTTGGAGTCAAAACCATTCTTTTAAATCATCGTCACTATAAAAAACGGGAAGATTTAGATCGAGATATTGTTAAAACATTGAAAGAACATGATGTCGATTGGATTGTTTTTGCTGGATGGATGCGAATCGTAACTCAAGTTTTAGTCGATGCGTTCCCTCAAAAGATTATTAATTTACATCCCAGTTTATTGCCCAGTTTTCCCGGAATTCGAGGGGTAGAACAAGCCTTAGAAGCCCAAGTTAAAATTACAGGATGTAGCGTTCATTTAGTCGAATTAGAGGTCGATAGTGGCCCAATTTTAATGCAAGCGGCGGTTCCAATTTTACCCGATGATACCCCGGAAACCTTACACGCCCGAATTCAAGTTCAAGAGCATAAAATTTTGATTGGGGCTATTTCCCTAGTTACTCAGTGGCATAATCAAAAATAA
- the def gene encoding peptide deformylase, whose product MTSQVLVEKKKLEKPPFEIHYLGDRALRTPAKRVSRVDDEIRKLVREMLQTMYSADGIGLAAPQVAVNKQVIVIDCEPDNAANPPLVLINPTIIKSSTEISPFQEGCLSIPGVYMDVTRPDVVEVSFKDENGRPRTLRATELLCRAIQHEMDHLNGVLFVDRVENQLALNEELAKHKFSPKAVKPVK is encoded by the coding sequence ATGACATCACAAGTTTTAGTTGAAAAGAAAAAATTAGAAAAACCGCCCTTTGAAATCCATTATTTAGGCGATCGCGCCTTGAGAACGCCTGCAAAACGAGTGTCCCGCGTTGATGATGAGATTCGCAAACTCGTGCGGGAAATGTTACAAACCATGTATAGTGCGGATGGTATTGGTTTAGCCGCCCCTCAAGTCGCCGTTAATAAACAGGTGATTGTGATTGACTGCGAACCGGATAATGCTGCTAACCCGCCTTTAGTGTTAATTAATCCCACAATTATTAAAAGCAGTACAGAGATTTCACCCTTTCAAGAAGGATGTTTAAGTATTCCGGGGGTGTATATGGATGTGACTCGCCCGGACGTGGTGGAAGTATCATTTAAAGATGAAAATGGCAGACCTCGAACCCTGCGGGCGACGGAATTATTATGTCGTGCTATTCAACATGAAATGGATCATTTGAATGGGGTTTTATTTGTTGATCGAGTTGAGAATCAATTGGCATTAAATGAAGAGTTAGCCAAACATAAATTCTCACCCAAAGCTGTTAAACCCGTTAAATAA
- a CDS encoding carbohydrate ABC transporter permease encodes MASSPISQKQLLDQDAVMAWIFLAPALLLMGIFIVWPIGYLFYLSFTQGSFTRSGVYGVGLNNYVRLFLSPDFWQVLFNTTYFTVATVIPSLIIPVGLAVLLNRTFALRDILRTAYFIPSITSLVAVGLGWRWLFQFNGPVNGLLSHIGLDPIPWLSSTIWAMPVLILLSIWKQLGFNLVVFLAGLQAIPQTRYEAAELDGANPWQQFWYITLPGLQPTIVFATVTTAIFTLRSFEQVYVITGGGPLNSTNVLVYYIYDQAFAQFDFGYAAAAATILLAIALILVYIQLKLFGED; translated from the coding sequence ATGGCTTCTTCACCTATTTCTCAGAAACAGCTTCTGGATCAAGATGCGGTCATGGCTTGGATTTTTCTGGCTCCAGCTTTGCTGCTCATGGGGATCTTTATTGTATGGCCTATTGGGTATTTATTTTACCTGAGTTTTACCCAAGGGAGTTTTACACGGTCTGGGGTTTATGGAGTGGGACTGAACAATTATGTGCGTTTATTTCTGAGTCCTGATTTTTGGCAAGTGCTGTTTAATACAACTTATTTTACCGTCGCAACAGTAATTCCCAGTTTGATAATTCCTGTAGGATTAGCGGTACTTTTAAATCGAACTTTTGCTTTACGAGATATTCTCAGAACAGCTTATTTTATCCCCTCCATTACTTCCTTAGTCGCCGTTGGTTTAGGATGGCGTTGGTTATTTCAATTTAATGGCCCCGTCAATGGATTATTATCCCACATTGGACTTGATCCGATTCCTTGGTTAAGTAGTACAATCTGGGCAATGCCTGTGTTAATTTTACTCAGTATTTGGAAACAATTAGGGTTTAATTTAGTAGTATTTTTAGCGGGGTTACAAGCAATTCCTCAAACTCGATATGAAGCAGCCGAATTAGATGGGGCAAATCCTTGGCAACAATTTTGGTATATAACCTTACCCGGTTTACAACCCACTATTGTTTTTGCAACGGTAACAACGGCAATTTTTACCTTAAGAAGTTTTGAGCAAGTTTATGTTATTACTGGAGGCGGCCCATTAAATTCGACGAATGTTTTAGTCTATTATATTTATGATCAAGCCTTTGCTCAATTTGATTTTGGTTATGCAGCCGCAGCGGCAACCATTTTATTAGCGATCGCTTTAATTCTAGTTTATATTCAATTGAAATTATTTGGAGAAGATTAA
- a CDS encoding 2Fe-2S iron-sulfur cluster-binding protein, whose product MSKTYTVEFHYQGNVQTVEVPEDKQILKVALDAGITLPNSCNAGVCTTCAAQIIEGEVEQSQGMGLSPDLQAEGYVLLCIAYPRSNLKLVPGKEEEVYDRQFGQGS is encoded by the coding sequence ATGTCTAAAACCTATACAGTTGAATTTCATTACCAAGGGAACGTCCAAACCGTCGAAGTTCCAGAGGATAAACAAATCCTCAAAGTCGCATTGGATGCCGGGATCACATTACCCAATTCTTGCAATGCAGGAGTTTGTACTACCTGTGCTGCCCAAATTATCGAAGGTGAAGTCGAGCAAAGTCAGGGTATGGGATTAAGTCCTGACCTACAAGCAGAAGGTTATGTCCTGCTTTGTATCGCCTATCCCCGTTCTAATCTAAAACTGGTTCCTGGAAAAGAAGAAGAAGTCTATGATCGCCAATTTGGTCAAGGTTCTTAA
- a CDS encoding alpha/beta fold hydrolase has translation MLIASSVSQTWIWKGFPICYVREGNNGPAVILVHGFGASWGHWRKNIPDLAKHCRVFALDLIGFGGSAKPKPTEEISYTFETWGQQIADFCREVVQEPAFLVGNSIGCIAVMQTAIDHPDIVQEVALLNCSLRLLHDRKRDKLPWYRNYGASVAQGLLKYSWFNQFFFKQLATPQTVKKVLLQAYQRDEAVTDELVEMLLKPAQDQGAVDVFAAFTRYSQGPLPEDLFPKLPCKAIILWGTDDPWEPIELGEEFKQYSTVKQFIRLEGVGHCPQDEAPELVNPILLDWMLS, from the coding sequence ATGTTGATTGCTTCATCTGTTTCGCAAACTTGGATTTGGAAAGGCTTCCCCATTTGTTATGTGAGGGAGGGTAATAATGGCCCTGCGGTGATTCTAGTGCATGGGTTTGGTGCATCTTGGGGACATTGGCGAAAAAATATCCCTGACTTAGCAAAACATTGTCGCGTCTTTGCATTAGATTTAATTGGCTTTGGAGGGTCAGCTAAACCCAAACCGACGGAAGAAATCAGTTATACTTTTGAAACTTGGGGACAACAAATCGCTGATTTTTGTCGAGAAGTTGTTCAAGAACCTGCTTTTTTAGTCGGAAATTCAATAGGTTGTATTGCGGTGATGCAGACCGCCATTGATCACCCTGATATTGTTCAAGAAGTTGCTTTATTAAACTGTTCTTTAAGATTATTACACGATCGCAAACGGGATAAACTTCCTTGGTATCGTAATTATGGGGCGAGTGTTGCCCAAGGGTTATTAAAATATTCTTGGTTTAATCAATTCTTTTTTAAACAATTAGCAACGCCTCAAACTGTTAAAAAAGTATTATTACAAGCTTATCAACGGGATGAAGCCGTTACGGATGAATTAGTCGAAATGTTATTAAAACCTGCCCAAGATCAAGGTGCAGTAGATGTTTTTGCTGCCTTTACTCGCTATTCTCAGGGGCCATTACCAGAAGATTTATTCCCTAAATTACCCTGTAAAGCAATAATATTATGGGGAACGGATGATCCTTGGGAACCGATAGAATTGGGAGAAGAATTTAAACAGTATTCAACAGTTAAACAGTTTATTCGATTAGAAGGAGTCGGTCATTGTCCCCAGGATGAAGCCCCCGAATTAGTTAATCCTATTTTATTAGATTGGATGCTGTCTTAA
- a CDS encoding phytoene desaturase family protein produces MQNFDVIVIGSGIGGLVAGALLAHSGKQVMILESHTLPGGAAQGFSRQGFHFDSGPSFYCGLSNSQGLNPLQQVLTRLGESLTTVVYDPLGHYHFPEGSLAVYGNRERYRKAIAQFTPEGALEFAQFEHRLLKVYQGLKEIPAIELRADWKVIPKLITNYGFSLLKLLPVLGDISSSVGEIVEQTVHDPWVRRLIDLECFLLSGLKAEGTMTPEVAFMIGERNYSTIEYPIGGSQAIVQALVRGLTRFGGKIQLGTHVEKILVNGGKVYGVKTRKGEEFQAPTVISNATIWDTYTHLLNSSDLPPDYRKTALNTPAVDSFMHLHLGLKSEGLEELTGHHVVVHNSNLDITVPGNTCMISIPSVWDKNLAPPGHHLIHAYTLEPFFGWKKDGFYAQNKQEKAEHLYRAVEKIIPDVRQRTTLELIGTPLTHARYLRRYQGTYGPAIVAGQGKFPGPFTPIQGLYLVGDSTQPGIGVPAVAASGILCANCL; encoded by the coding sequence ATGCAAAATTTTGATGTAATTGTCATTGGCAGTGGTATCGGTGGCTTAGTAGCAGGTGCACTTTTGGCTCACTCTGGTAAACAGGTCATGATTTTAGAAAGTCATACCTTGCCGGGAGGAGCAGCACAGGGTTTTTCTCGTCAGGGCTTCCATTTTGATTCAGGGCCCTCGTTTTATTGTGGACTGAGTAATTCCCAGGGTCTAAATCCTTTACAGCAAGTTTTAACTCGTTTGGGGGAGTCCCTGACAACGGTAGTCTATGACCCTCTAGGACATTATCATTTTCCTGAAGGGTCTTTGGCTGTTTATGGGAATAGGGAACGTTATCGAAAGGCTATTGCTCAATTTACACCCGAAGGAGCGCTGGAATTTGCCCAATTTGAACATCGGTTACTGAAAGTTTATCAAGGTTTAAAAGAAATTCCCGCCATTGAGTTACGCGCTGATTGGAAAGTCATTCCTAAATTAATTACAAATTATGGCTTTTCTTTATTAAAATTACTGCCTGTCTTAGGTGATATTTCAAGTTCAGTGGGTGAAATCGTTGAGCAAACGGTTCATGATCCTTGGGTACGACGATTAATTGATTTAGAATGTTTTTTATTATCAGGATTAAAAGCAGAAGGAACGATGACTCCAGAAGTTGCTTTTATGATCGGCGAACGAAATTATTCTACAATTGAATATCCAATTGGAGGTAGTCAAGCTATTGTTCAAGCTCTGGTGCGAGGATTAACTCGATTTGGGGGAAAGATTCAGTTAGGAACTCACGTTGAAAAAATTTTAGTTAACGGGGGAAAAGTCTATGGGGTTAAAACTCGAAAGGGAGAAGAATTTCAGGCTCCAACTGTCATCTCTAACGCCACAATTTGGGATACCTATACCCATTTATTAAACTCTTCGGATTTACCTCCAGATTATCGCAAAACCGCCTTAAATACTCCGGCAGTGGATAGTTTTATGCACCTGCATTTAGGACTTAAATCTGAAGGATTAGAGGAACTGACGGGGCATCATGTTGTTGTTCATAATAGCAACCTTGATATTACCGTTCCTGGCAATACTTGTATGATTTCGATTCCTTCTGTTTGGGATAAAAATTTAGCTCCACCCGGTCATCATCTCATTCATGCCTATACTTTAGAACCCTTTTTTGGGTGGAAAAAAGATGGCTTTTATGCTCAAAATAAACAAGAAAAAGCCGAACATTTATATCGTGCTGTAGAAAAAATTATCCCCGATGTGCGCCAACGAACAACCTTAGAATTAATTGGAACTCCTTTAACCCATGCTCGCTATTTACGACGTTATCAAGGCACTTATGGCCCTGCTATTGTTGCAGGTCAAGGGAAATTTCCAGGGCCATTTACCCCCATTCAAGGCTTATATTTAGTGGGAGATAGTACCCAACCCGGTATTGGAGTTCCCGCCGTAGCAGCATCGGGGATTTTATGCGCGAATTGTTTGTAG
- a CDS encoding restriction endonuclease: MTDTIKPPIQKILFGCPGTGKSYKIREIAENQLNITFDSDTKILKNTVKTVFHPEYTYGDFMGKLLPLTQGTNVMYKFYPGHFLKVLGMAYRGLIEGNNEHYLLVIDELNRGNAAAIFGTVFQLLDRESDHWSSYEVDVSEMELVGLLNSMGYKINVLSDGSIKIHENRTTENLFDTFCKELEIDLKNKSNNNGLRVLELLKQNKISIPQNLSIIATINTSDESIYYLDTAFKRRWSYEQISIESSKKMFELKYKEILNEVKLVIPNGQKSTIELEWIPILEGINEIIKDNYKTIKRIEDKQIGFWFIKPDDSGKIHLKEIQSKLMFYLWDSVFARDKRPLEEFISKAVQTDVKLITYDDFVKYTKNIFEYLDEQKPIPF; the protein is encoded by the coding sequence ATGACCGACACTATTAAACCACCCATCCAAAAAATTCTGTTTGGCTGTCCAGGGACAGGGAAAAGCTACAAAATTCGCGAAATTGCTGAAAACCAGCTAAACATAACCTTTGATTCAGATACTAAAATTCTTAAAAATACGGTCAAAACGGTATTCCATCCTGAATATACCTATGGTGACTTCATGGGTAAACTGTTACCTCTGACTCAGGGAACTAACGTAATGTATAAGTTTTACCCTGGACATTTTTTAAAAGTCTTGGGAATGGCTTACCGAGGGTTAATAGAGGGAAATAATGAACATTACTTATTAGTGATTGATGAACTCAACCGAGGGAATGCGGCTGCTATTTTTGGAACAGTTTTTCAACTTTTAGATCGAGAAAGTGATCATTGGTCTAGTTATGAGGTTGATGTTTCTGAAATGGAGTTAGTAGGATTATTAAATTCAATGGGATATAAAATCAATGTCCTAAGCGATGGTTCAATTAAAATTCATGAGAATAGAACAACGGAGAATCTATTTGATACATTTTGTAAAGAACTAGAAATTGATTTAAAAAATAAAAGTAACAATAACGGCTTAAGAGTTTTAGAGCTTCTCAAGCAAAACAAAATTAGTATTCCTCAAAATTTATCTATTATAGCAACAATTAATACTTCTGATGAATCAATTTATTATCTTGATACTGCATTTAAACGCCGTTGGTCTTATGAACAAATTTCAATCGAAAGTAGTAAAAAAATGTTTGAATTAAAATACAAGGAAATTTTGAACGAAGTAAAATTAGTTATACCAAATGGGCAAAAATCCACAATAGAGCTAGAATGGATTCCCATTTTAGAAGGCATTAATGAAATTATCAAAGATAATTATAAGACTATTAAAAGGATTGAAGATAAACAAATCGGCTTTTGGTTTATTAAACCTGATGACAGTGGAAAAATACATTTAAAAGAAATTCAGAGTAAACTAATGTTCTATCTTTGGGATAGTGTTTTTGCTAGAGATAAAAGACCCCTAGAAGAATTTATTTCAAAAGCTGTTCAAACAGATGTTAAATTAATTACTTATGATGATTTTGTTAAGTATACAAAAAATATCTTTGAATATCTAGATGAACAAAAACCGATTCCTTTTTAA
- a CDS encoding pentapeptide repeat-containing protein — translation MDEETLLEQYRAGHKNFKGINLRGAELSRADLIGANLSGSDLQGANFVLAYLNGVNFSRANLRGVRFNGAILNKANLSGANLSDAEFHGTILQGADFKKANLALATLLDVNLIQADLRGANLQGADLRGACLRGANLRYEPRIYESVNLRGADLRGTDLQGVNLTGADLTRANLSGANLTETVLRGAILTQANLSQSNLQSAFLTEAVLTEANLIGANLRKVKFERAILNDAQLPGVSLCDAILPDAQLSNANLSNADLSRANLVRADLTRTNLNSANLTQADLTDASIARTNLRNANLSYTYLTRVELSSSNTAGAILHGAIMPNGEVHD, via the coding sequence ATGGATGAGGAAACACTACTCGAACAGTATCGAGCGGGACACAAAAACTTTAAAGGAATTAATTTAAGGGGTGCTGAACTTAGTCGTGCAGACTTGATTGGTGCTAACTTAAGTGGTTCAGATTTGCAAGGAGCAAACTTTGTTTTAGCTTATTTGAATGGAGTTAATTTTTCCCGCGCTAATCTTAGAGGTGTCCGATTTAATGGTGCGATTTTAAATAAAGCCAACTTAAGCGGAGCTAACCTCAGCGATGCAGAATTTCATGGAACCATTTTACAAGGGGCAGATTTTAAAAAAGCCAATTTAGCGTTAGCAACCTTACTGGATGTTAACCTGATTCAAGCCGATTTAAGAGGTGCTAATTTACAAGGAGCCGATTTAAGAGGCGCTTGTTTAAGGGGGGCAAATTTGCGCTATGAACCGAGAATTTATGAAAGTGTGAATTTACGAGGTGCAGATTTAAGAGGTACAGATTTACAAGGGGTCAACTTAACCGGGGCGGATTTAACCAGAGCCAATTTAAGTGGGGCTAATTTAACCGAAACGGTCTTACGCGGTGCAATTTTAACCCAAGCTAACTTAAGTCAATCGAACTTACAATCAGCCTTTTTAACAGAAGCCGTTCTCACAGAAGCCAACTTAATTGGAGCCAATTTAAGGAAAGTCAAATTTGAACGAGCGATCTTAAATGATGCCCAATTACCAGGGGTTTCTTTATGTGATGCAATTCTTCCCGATGCTCAACTCAGTAATGCTAATTTAAGCAATGCCGATTTGAGCCGGGCTAATTTAGTTCGTGCCGATTTAACTCGAACTAACCTAAATTCTGCTAATCTTACCCAAGCGGATTTAACTGATGCTTCTATTGCTCGAACCAACTTAAGAAATGCCAATCTAAGTTATACCTATTTAACTCGCGTAGAGTTGAGCAGTTCTAATACGGCTGGGGCTATTTTACATGGAGCTATTATGCCTAATGGTGAAGTTCATGATTAA
- the aroF gene encoding 3-deoxy-7-phosphoheptulonate synthase, with translation MLDAKLVSKTHPEHQTVINISDTVTVGGQDLLIIGGPCAVESLEQMEQVARHLAHTSVQMLRGGVFKPRTSPYSFQGLALEGLHILKGISQRHHIPVVTEVMSIEQIESVVTYADMLQIGSRNMQNFELLKALGKAGKPVLLKRGLAATIEEFVMAAEYILSHGNPNVILCERGIRSFDNFTRNVLDLGAVVGLKQLTHLPVIVDPSHAVGKRELVEPLAKAAIACGADGLIIECHPEPEKSVSDARQALSLEDMAELVNHLRPVAVAVGREILQVESPALAFV, from the coding sequence ATGTTAGACGCTAAACTCGTTTCTAAAACCCATCCTGAACATCAAACCGTTATTAATATTTCCGATACCGTGACTGTCGGAGGTCAAGACTTATTAATTATTGGTGGCCCCTGTGCGGTGGAAAGTTTAGAACAAATGGAACAAGTCGCCCGCCATCTCGCCCATACTTCAGTACAAATGTTGCGAGGCGGGGTCTTCAAACCGAGAACCTCTCCCTACTCCTTCCAAGGTCTAGCTTTGGAAGGACTTCATATTTTAAAGGGTATTAGTCAACGCCATCATATTCCTGTTGTGACCGAGGTAATGTCTATTGAACAAATTGAATCTGTTGTAACTTATGCAGATATGCTGCAAATTGGAAGCCGCAATATGCAGAATTTTGAATTATTAAAAGCTTTGGGAAAAGCGGGTAAACCTGTTCTATTAAAACGAGGTTTAGCAGCAACTATAGAAGAATTTGTGATGGCGGCTGAATATATTTTAAGTCATGGCAACCCTAACGTTATTTTATGTGAACGGGGTATTCGCAGTTTCGATAATTTCACCCGCAATGTGTTAGATTTAGGGGCTGTTGTTGGTTTAAAACAGTTAACCCATTTACCTGTTATTGTTGATCCATCCCATGCGGTCGGAAAACGAGAATTAGTTGAACCTTTAGCAAAAGCCGCTATTGCTTGTGGGGCGGATGGACTGATTATTGAATGTCATCCTGAACCGGAAAAATCCGTTTCTGATGCTAGACAAGCCTTATCTTTAGAAGATATGGCGGAGTTGGTTAATCATTTACGTCCCGTTGCGGTAGCTGTCGGACGAGAGATTCTTCAGGTTGAATCTCCAGCACTGGCATTCGTTTAA